The region AACGGGCGCAAGCCTTGTAGATAACCTCTTGACGGCATTCATCAAAAGGCCCTTGGATATGAAAGAAATTTCGAAGTAGGCGAGTTGTTAAGTCTTCTTTTTTCATGCTAGTAACCTCCTAAATGAGCGGTTTTTGATTGACTTCTTTAACGAGTTGATAGAAAGTATAGAAGTAAATCAAGCTAAAAATGATACAAATTGTTAGAAATACTAGATATCTCCAATCTGCAGGATTCCTTAAAAGTTGTGGGAAGGATAGAATCATAAAGATTAGTGCTAAGTTGAGTATGCGCGTTTTTTGGGAGTCGATTTTTAGATAAGTCAATCCTTTGTTGAGGGCTGGAACAAAGACTGGAAGGAGGACTATATCGTAGATTGGCAAGTTCCCTGAAACGATGATGAAGATGAGCAGTGAAGCAAACAAAAGATGATAGGTAAGTAAAGTTACTAGTGATTTCATAGGGCACCTCCTAATCCTCATCTTGATCTTTCTTAGTTTTTGCAATGCGACGGGAGATGAGGAACTGTATGCTCGCTCCGAAGAAAATAGAACCGAGAATGCTTGATACACCATTTCTTATAGTGAGAAGAGAATGAAAATAGTCCTGACCTTCACCTATGAGTATATGGAGAAGAGGAGTTATAAAAAACATCCATAGACCAAAGAACAAACCTGCTTTAAGACCTGGGGAATGTAGTTGCTTGCTTTCTTTCTCATTCAGCATATCTGGTTCAATAGTTGTAATCCCTGTTTTTTGCATTTGGTAGGTGAGATAGCTAGCAGCGATGAGGGCAATCACTAAAATCAGAGGAGGATAGACCAGAGCCACTAGTTGAGGAAATTTATAGGCTAAAACGAGTGGAATAAGATTTCCGAAAATCATCAGATAAAAGAGGATGATAAAGACTTGGTTACCGATACGATCGGCCTCACGCCGTTTGTATTCGTCAAGGGGATCAGAAATGCCGTATGTGCGTTTGATCAGTTTTTCAGTAAAGGTTTCTTTTTTCATAAGTTTGCTCCTTTTTTAAAAATTATCCTCCCAAAAGAGACTATTGAGGTCAGTTTGGAGGCTGCGGGCGAGATTGAGACAGAGTTCCAGGGTTGGATTGTACTTGTCGTTCTCAATCATATTGATGGTTTGTCTCGAGACACCGATATCCTTGGCTAGTTCGAGCTGGGAAATACCCAATTCCTTGCGAAATTCTTTCACACGATTCATCTGGACTCCTTTCTGACTCATGTCGTATATATTTGACTATATTATATTCTTCTATGAAATAGATGTCAAGCATATTTGACATATTTCTTAAAGAAATCTTACTTTTTTTGACCTATTTGTCTGACTAGTGCAAGCTAGTCGGATTTGTGGTAAAATAGATAAGATATGACAAAAGAATTTCATCATGTAACGGTCTTACTCCACGAAACGGTTGATATGCTTGACGTAAAGCCTGACGGTATCTACGTTGATGCGACTTTGGGTGGAGCGGGCCATAGCGAATATTTATTAAGTAAATTAAGTGAAAAAGGCCATCTCTATGCCTTTGACCAGGACCAGAATGCCATTGACAACGCGCAAAAACGTTTGGCACCCTATATCGAAAAAGGGATGGTAACCTTTATCAAGGATAATTTCCGTCATTTACAGGCACGTTTGCGCGAAGCTGGTGTTCAGGAAATTGATGGAATTTGTTATGACTTGGGAGTGTCTAGTCCTCAATTGGATCAGCGTGAACGTGGTTTTTCTTATAAAAAGGATGCGCCACTGGACATGCGGATGAATCAGGAAGCTAGTCTGACAGCCTATGAAGTGGTGAACCACTATGACTATCATGACTTGGTTCGTATTTTCTTCAAGTATGGTGAGGATAAATTCTCTAAACAGATTGCGCGTAAGATCGAACAAGCACGGGAAGTCAAGCCAATCGAGACAACGACTGAGTTAGCAGAAATTATCAAGTCGGCTAAACCTGCTAAGGAGCTCAAGAAGAAGGGCCATCCTGCCAAGCAGATTTTCCAGGCTATTCGGATTGAAGTCAATGATGAACTGGGAGCAGCAGATGAATCTATCCAGCAGGCTATGGAGATGTTGGCTCTAGATGGTAGAATCTCAGTGATTACCTTTCATTCACTAGAAGACCGCTTGACCAAGCAATTGTTCAAGGAAGCTTCAACGGTGGAAGTTCCAAAAGGCTTGCCTTTCATCCCAGATGATCTCAAGCCCAATATGGAATTGGTGTCCCGTAAGCCAATCTTGCCAAGTGCAGAAGAATTAGAAGCCAATAACCGCTCGCACTCAGCCAAGTTGCGCGTGGCCAGAAAAATTCACAAGTAAGAGGGGAAAAGATGGCAGAAAGAATCGAAAAAACAAGCCAGTCGCTGCAAACCAAGTTTAAGAGATTTTCACGAGTAGAGAAGGCATTTTATCTTTCGATTGCTTTGACTACAATTGTTTTAGCAATTAGCGTTGTGTTTATGCAGACAAAGCTATTACAAGTTCAGAATGAATTGACCAAGGTTAATGCTCAGATAGAAGAAAAGAAGACAGAACTCGATGATGCTAAGCAGGAAGTGAATGAATTGATTCGTTCAGAGCGCTTGAAAGAGATTGCAGATAAAAAAGATTTGAAATTGAATAACGAAAATATCCGAACAGCGGAGTAAGATATGAAACAATTGAAAGAAAAAATTATCCGTTTTGCCGTTCGCAACCGTAAATCACCAGAAGAAAATCGCCGAAGAGTAGGGAAGAGCTTAAGTTTATTGGCAGTCGTACTCTTCGCTGTCTTTTTGGTCAACTTTGCGGTCATTATCGGAACGGGTAGTAAATTTGGTAAAGACTTGGTCAGAGAGGCTAAGAAGGTTCACCAGACAACGAAGACCATTCCGGCGAAACGAGGAACCATCTATGATCGAAATGGAACGCCAATAGCAGAAGATGCGACTTCTTATAATGTGTATGCTGTTATTGACAAGACCTACAAGTCAGCTACTGGGAAAGTTCTTTATGTAGAAGATTCACAATTTAGTAAAGTTGCAGAAATTTTTCATAAATACCTAGATATGGATGAGTCCTATGTGACAGAACAACTTGCTCAGCCCAATCTGAAACAGGTATCGTTTGGTACAAAAGGAAATGGTATTACTTATGCCAATATGATGGCTATTAAAAATGACCTCAAGACTGCTGGTGTGGAGGGGGTTGATTTTACAACTAGTCCTAACCGCAGTTATCCGAATGGTCAGTTTGCTTCATCATTTATTGGTCTAGCACAACTTCATGAAAATGAAGATGGTAGCAAGAGTTTGTTAGGGACATCTGGTTTAGAGAGTTCTCTAAATAGAATTCTTGCGGGAACAGATGGGGTTATCACTTACGAAAAAGATCGTCTGGGAAATATTGTACCAGGTACAGAGCAAGTTTCTCAACAAACTGTAGACGGGAAGGATGTTTATACCACTCTTTCAAGTCCCTTGCAGTCCTTCATGGAAACACAGATGGATGCCTTTCAAGAAAAGGTAAAAGGCAAGTACATGACAGCTACCTTGGTCAGTGCTAAGACAGGTGAAATCCTCGCTACTACTCAAAGACCTACCTTTAATGCAGACACTAAGGATGGTATCACTAAAGACTTTGTCTGGCGTGATATCCTCTATCAAAGTAACTATGAGCCAGGGTCAACCATGAAGGTGATGATGTTGGCAGCAGCTATTGATAATAAGACTTTCCCTGGTGGAGAATACTTTAACAGTAGCGAGTTGAAACTGGCAGATGCAACCATTCGAGACTGGGACGTTAACGAAGGTTTGACGAGTGGTGGAACAATGACCTTTTCTCAAGGTTTTGCCCACTCTAGTAATATCGGGATGACCTTGCTTGAGCAGAAAATGGGAGATGCGACTTGGCTCGATTATCTCAATCGCTTTAAGTTTGGAGTGCCGACGCGTTTTGGTCTGACTGATGAGTATACAGGTCAATTGCCTGCAGATAATATTGTCAATATTGCCATGAGTGCATTTGGTCAGGGGATTTCTGTAACGCAGACCCAGATGCTACGTGCTTTTACAGCCATTGCCAATGATGGTGTTATGTTAGAGCCGAAATTTATCAGTGCCCTTTATGACCCTAATGATCAATCTGTTCGTAAATCTCAAAAAGAGGTTGTCGGAAATCCTGTATCGAAAGAAGCGGCATCAGTCACGCGTGACCACATGGTTATGGTCGGAACAGACCCTACATATGGAACTATGTATAATCATAGTACAGGCAAGGCAACTGTCAATGTTCCGGGTCAGAATGTGGCCCTTAAATCAGGGACTGCGCAGATTGCGGATGAGAAAAATGGTGGTTATCTTACAGGTTCAACAAACTACATTTTCTCAGTTGTTTCTATGCACCCAGCGGAAAATCCTGACTTTATTCTCTATGTAACGGTTCAACAACCTGAGCATTATTCAGGTATTCAACTTGGAGAGTTTGCCAATCCAATTCTTGAAAGAGCCTCAGCTATGAAAGAATCACTTAATCTTCAGTCAACTGCTAAGAATTTGGAGCAGTTTAGTAAGATTACAAGTTATGCAATGCCTGCAACTAAGGATTACACGCCGGGTGATTTAGCAGAGGAATTACGACGTAACCTTGTTCAACCAATCGTTATTGGAACAGGAACTAAGGTTAAAGATAGTTCTGTTTCTGAAGGGAATAATTTGGAAGCCAATCAGCAAATCTTAATTCTATCTGATAAGCTTGAAGAAATGCCGGATATGTATGGATGGACACAGGAAAATGTTCAAGCATTTGCCAAATGGTTGAACATTGAAGTAGAGTGGGATGGTACAGGTAAAACGGTTCAAAAACAGAGTGTTCGTGCCAATACTGCCATCAAAGATATTAAAAATTTGAAAGTAACTTTAGGAGATTAACATGATTAGTTCCATTAGTGCTGGAATTCTTAGCTTTTTATTAACAGTTATTGGTATTCCAGCCTTTATCCAATTTTATCGAAAAGCCCAGATTACTGGACAGCAGATGCATGAGGATGTCAAGCAGCATCAGGCAAAAGCTGGAACTCCAACTATGGGGGGACTTGTTTTCCTTGTTGTTGCAGTTGCGGTGAGTTTCCTCGTCGCTCTTTTTTCAAAACAATTGACCAATAATGTTGGTATGATTTTGTTTATTTTGGTCTTGTATGGCTTGGTTGGTTTTTTAGATGACTTCCTCAAGGTCTTCCGCAAGATCAATGAGGGGCTAAATCCCAAGCAGAAATTGGCTCTTCAGCTTCTAGGTGGCGTCATTTTCTATCTTTTTTATGAGCGTGGGGGCGATATGCTCTCTGTCTTTGGTTACCAAGTGCATCTAGGGATTTTCTATATTATCTTCGCTCTTTTCTGGCTAGTCGGTTTTTCAAATGCAGTGAACTTGACAGACGGTATTGACGGTTTAGCGAGTATTTCCGTTGTGATTAGTTTGTCTGCCTATGGAGTTATTGCCTATGTGCAAGGTCAGATGGATATTCTTCTAGTGATTCTTGCCATGATTGGTGGTTTGCTAGGCTTCTTCGTCTTTAACCATAAGCCTGCTAAGGTCTTTATGGGAGATGTGGGAAGTTTGGCTCTCGGTGGAATGCTGGCAGCTATTTCAATGGCTCTCCACCAAGAATGGACTCTCTTGATTATCGGAATTGTTTATGTCTTTGAAACAAGTTCAGTTATGATGCAAGTCAGTTATTTCAAACTGACAGGTGGGAAACGTATTTTTCGTATGACGCCTGTGCATCACCATTTTGAGCTTGGAGGATTGTCTGGTAAGGGAAATCCTTGGAGCGAGTGGAAGGTTGACTTCTTCTTTTGGGGAGTGGGGCTTCTAGCAAGTCTTTTGACGCTAGCCTTTTTATACCTACTGTAAAAAATAAATCAGGATGAAGCTTATCTTCATCCTGATTTTTGTGTGGTTAAACGTTAGTTGGATTCATCCTTTTTACTCTTAAGTAGAAAAGTTGCTGTTAGGACTAGACTCAATCCTGACAAGAATAGTAGTGGATTGGATGTTTCACCAGTAGCTGGAAGTTGTTCTTTAGGAGAATCATTTGCAGATTGAACAAGGTCTGGACTAGATGAAACTTGCTTAGAGCTGTTGGCTAATGGTTTGATATCTGTTTCACTTGGTTTTTGATTTGCAGTAATTGATGCTCCATTAGCTCGATAAACGACTGCATAGGTGCTGAAATGACTAGTCGTAAATTCTGCCATTCCCTCGCGAATAGTAAAATCGAGTGCCTGTAACTCTTTTGATGGAGTTAGGTAGTAAACATTTTCGACAGCAGAGGAAATAGGCAAGCGAACCAAGACAGATCCTTTTGGTTGTAAACTCTGGTCTGTTGAATTTTTAAGGTGAAGATCGTAAGCATCATAGGTCTTACCAAATAGTTCTTGAGCTAAGACATGTCTGCTAGAAATATGAGAAATTCCCTCTAAGTCAGTCGCTCCTCCAATAATTTCAACTCCAGTCCTTTCATCCTTTAAGACACGAAGTTTATATCCAGGAACAGAAACAGTAGGTGCTTGCTCCTGTCCTGCTGTGCCGATAGGTTTCGTGTACTCAGGAATAGAAACCGTAAGTGCTTGCTCTTGTCCTGCTGTGCCGATAGGTTTCGTGTACTCAGGAATAGAAACCGTAGGCGCTTGCTCTTGTCCTGCTGTGCCGATAGGTTTCGTGTACTCAGGGATAGAAACCGTAGGTGCTTGCTCTTGTCCTGCTGTGCCGATAGGTTTAGTATATTCAGGAATAGAAACGGTAGGTGGCTGTTCTTGTCCCATCGTGCCGATAGGTTTAGTGTATTCAGGGATAGAAACCGTAGGTGCTTGTTCTTGTCCCACTGTGCCGATAGGTTTAGTGTATTCAGGGATAGAAACCGTAGGTGCTTGTTCTTGTCCCACTGTGCCGATAGGTTTAGTGTATTCAGGGATAGAAACCGTAGGTGCTTGTTCTTGTCCCACTGTGCCGATAGGTTTAGTGTATTCAGGGATAGAAACCGTAGGTGCTTGTTCTTGTCCCACTGTACCGATAGGTTTAGTGTATTCAGGGATAGAAACCGTAGGTGGTTGTTCCTGTCCTGCTGTGCCGATAGGTTTAGTGTATTCAGGAATTTCTACAATAGGAGCAGGATCATCTCCCTTGCTTGTAGTTGGTTGCTGATTCTCAACCTTCTTCTCATCCTTTTTGGTAAAGACAGCTACTACAGGACTGCTTGTTGTATTTTCCTGGATAGAATAAGCTTCTATCGCATTTCCAACTTTTCGATTGGTTTCGTCAGGGATAGGGATTTGTACCTGTTTATCTTGGATTGATAAGACAGTCTGATCCCCAGTCGTAACCAGATGATTATCGTCTATCCTGCGTAAAACGAGTGGATCTTTGATACCAGGGAAGGTTACAGCGATGGCTTCCCAATCTCCAGCTGGAAGAGTTAAAGAGATGTTTTTATCCCCTTCCTTAAGTGGTGCGATACTTGGACTATCCAAGCTTACAGCTGGAGATTTAATCACATCAAATGAATCTAGAGAAATTTTCTTGCGACCTGCTGGTGAATTTGGATCAACTTTCAATGTCAAAATATGATTACCATCGGTCAGATTAGTAAATTCTCCAATTAAGGTTGCCTTTTGGGTAGCTCCAGCTGTGTAGAAGTCTAGACTTGGCATTTCTTTGCCATCTAGTGTCACGAGAGCTTTTCCGAGAGCGGATGTTTTAAGTCCGTAAATTCGAATACCTGTTCCAGTAAATGGAATGGTTGCTTGAGCTTCTGAAGCAGTACTTGGGTCACTGTTATTGATGTCCGCATATTTTTCTGTGCTCTTATATAATTCAGTGTCGCTCCAATCTTTGAATTGAGATCCGTATTGAATGCGAGAGTCACGGTCATCCATTTTTTCAATAGTTGTTCCCTGTCCAGGTAAAACTTTAAAGTAGTCTAAGGAAATTTTGGAACGTTCACTGCCACGGTGTTTATGCTCTTGTTTTACAGTGATGGTCATCACATGAGCACCATCTGACAATCCTGTGAAGCGACCGATAAGGCTCCCTTTTTCAGTTGCACCTGCAGTATAAAAGTCCAGTTCACCGACTGATTTACCATCGATTTTGACTTCAGCGATTCCCAATTGAGATGATTTGAGACCATAGATTTCAATGCCAACACCATTGAAAGGAATGGTTGCTGTCGCATCTTTATCTGTATAGTTACCTAGTGAAAGGTCGGCAAACTTCTCTGTTCCTCCAAATAATTCTGAGTCTGCCCAGTTTCCAAATGCAGAACCGTATTGGATTCGGCTATCACGGTCATCCATCAATTGGTTATAGGTTTCGACATTGGCCTTTTCGGATACCTGTGTAGAAACATTACCTAGCATAGCCTTAACAGTATAAGTGTAGACGAGTTGAGGATTGAGTGAGCGGTCGATAAAATGGGTTTGATTGGTTACAAATTCTCTGCTTGCAGAGGTTTGGCCAGATTCGTCTTTCGCTTGTCTTTGGATAACATAGTGGGTAGCGCCTTCTACTTGGTTGAAGGTAAGTTCGGCAGTGACGCCATTTTGTCTAACTGCTGTCAGACTGGTTACACGACCAGGGAAATGTTCAAAGGTAATGACATCACCTTTTTGTGTTGCCAGTTGAATGCGGCCATCTTTAAGAACAGTTGCTTTGACAGATTTGCCATTAACCTTAACCTGACTGGCTTCGATATTTGGATAATCTACAACTAGGTCTCCACCGACATTTGAAAGGAAGGACAAGCTTTGCAGGTTTTTATCTTTCCACTTCATGCTAACTTCAAAGTTACCACGGGCAACCAGACCAGAAACCTGACCGTCTTTCCAAGCATCTGGAAGGGCTGGCAATGGTGCAATGTAGCCAGTGTGTGATTGAAGAAGCATTTCTGCAATTCCACTGGTTGCTCCAAAGTTTCCATCGATTTGGAAAGGTGCGTGCGTATCCCAAAGGTTTTCTAGGGTTGAATACTTGAGCTGTTCAGCGAGCAAGCGATGGGCGCGGTTACCGTCCAGCAGACGAGCCCAGAGATTGATTTTATTAGCCTTAGACCAACCAGTACCACCATCTCCGCGGTGATTGAGGGTAGCACGTGCAGCCTCTAAGTATTCAGCCTGGTCCTTGCTAAAGAGTGTACCTGGGAAGAGGCCAACTAGGTGGGAAACGTGGCGGTGGTTATTTTCAATCCCTTCATTAGTGAATTGTGGACTGTCTTCCTCGTACCATTCCTTGATGCGTCCCTCTTTGTTGATGTGAAGGGGTTTTAGTTTGTCAAATTTAGCCTTGACCTCTGTTACTAAGTCTTGGTCGACTTTTAGATGGTTTGCAACTTCCATGTAGTCGTGGAATAGCTGCCAGACTAGCGACTGATCAAAGGTGTTTCCGATGGTGATGGTACCATGTTCTGGTGAGTAGGATGGAGAAGACACCCAACGGTCACTGGCCTGGTCATAGTGCAAGAAGGAGTTCCAGAACTTAGCAGTCTCTTTCAACATAGGATAAATCTTTTCTTTGAGATAAGTCTCATCCTTGGTGAATTTATAGTAGTCATAGACGTTCTGCATCATCCAGGCATTAGCTGCTGGCGACCAACCCCAATAGTAATTCCAACCAGGAGTAGTCCAGCCAAAGGGTGTAGCTTGAGTGTGGACCAGCCAGCCATTTTCTTGTCCATCTTTGGATTCGATGCCAGCGTATTCCTTAGCAGCGATACGGCCATAGTAACGCATATCGTCAATGTAATTGATCATTGGCTTGGCTGTTTCAGCTAGATTGCTCATGTAGGCTGGCCAATAGTTCATTTGCAAATTGACATTGAGGTGGTAATCAGCGTTCCAAGGTGGATTGTCTACGGCATTCCAGACTCCTTGTAGGTTGGCAGGAAGGGCATCTGTCCGATCACGAGACGAACTAATCAATAAATAACGTCCGTATTGGAAGAAAAGTTCTTCCAGTTTTTGCCCTTTTGTTGGGTTATAGGTTTGAAGGGCCTCTTTTGTCGTTTGAGCAATATTGCTTCCACCTAGGTTTAGTTTAACGCGGTTAAAGAGGCTTTGATAGTCTTTGATATGGTTCCTTTTAAGTGTCTCGTAGTCTTTGCCCTGAGCAGCTTCTACAATCCCTTTAACTGTTTTTTCGAGGTCAATGTCTTTTCGATAGTTGGTTTTAGGATTTTGAGCAAAGTTAGTCTTGGCACTGAGTAAAAGCGTAGCGTAGCTGGCCCCTGTGATCGTTAAACTATCCTCATGAACAGTAACTTTTCCGTCCGTTTTAATTCCTAGATAGGATGCGAACTGGAGGCCATTATCTTTGACTGTACCTTTTAGTAGGATACCATTTGGGTCTGTCGTAACATGGCCACTCTTGTAGTTAGAATACTCCGCTGAGTAGTCTCCGTTAGCAAGT is a window of Streptococcus mitis DNA encoding:
- a CDS encoding DUF3278 domain-containing protein, with product MKKETFTEKLIKRTYGISDPLDEYKRREADRIGNQVFIILFYLMIFGNLIPLVLAYKFPQLVALVYPPLILVIALIAASYLTYQMQKTGITTIEPDMLNEKESKQLHSPGLKAGLFFGLWMFFITPLLHILIGEGQDYFHSLLTIRNGVSSILGSIFFGASIQFLISRRIAKTKKDQDED
- a CDS encoding helix-turn-helix transcriptional regulator; protein product: MNRVKEFRKELGISQLELAKDIGVSRQTINMIENDKYNPTLELCLNLARSLQTDLNSLFWEDNF
- the rsmH gene encoding 16S rRNA (cytosine(1402)-N(4))-methyltransferase RsmH; its protein translation is MTKEFHHVTVLLHETVDMLDVKPDGIYVDATLGGAGHSEYLLSKLSEKGHLYAFDQDQNAIDNAQKRLAPYIEKGMVTFIKDNFRHLQARLREAGVQEIDGICYDLGVSSPQLDQRERGFSYKKDAPLDMRMNQEASLTAYEVVNHYDYHDLVRIFFKYGEDKFSKQIARKIEQAREVKPIETTTELAEIIKSAKPAKELKKKGHPAKQIFQAIRIEVNDELGAADESIQQAMEMLALDGRISVITFHSLEDRLTKQLFKEASTVEVPKGLPFIPDDLKPNMELVSRKPILPSAEELEANNRSHSAKLRVARKIHK
- the ftsL gene encoding cell division protein FtsL, giving the protein MAERIEKTSQSLQTKFKRFSRVEKAFYLSIALTTIVLAISVVFMQTKLLQVQNELTKVNAQIEEKKTELDDAKQEVNELIRSERLKEIADKKDLKLNNENIRTAE
- the pbp2X gene encoding penicillin-binding protein PBP2X; this translates as MKQLKEKIIRFAVRNRKSPEENRRRVGKSLSLLAVVLFAVFLVNFAVIIGTGSKFGKDLVREAKKVHQTTKTIPAKRGTIYDRNGTPIAEDATSYNVYAVIDKTYKSATGKVLYVEDSQFSKVAEIFHKYLDMDESYVTEQLAQPNLKQVSFGTKGNGITYANMMAIKNDLKTAGVEGVDFTTSPNRSYPNGQFASSFIGLAQLHENEDGSKSLLGTSGLESSLNRILAGTDGVITYEKDRLGNIVPGTEQVSQQTVDGKDVYTTLSSPLQSFMETQMDAFQEKVKGKYMTATLVSAKTGEILATTQRPTFNADTKDGITKDFVWRDILYQSNYEPGSTMKVMMLAAAIDNKTFPGGEYFNSSELKLADATIRDWDVNEGLTSGGTMTFSQGFAHSSNIGMTLLEQKMGDATWLDYLNRFKFGVPTRFGLTDEYTGQLPADNIVNIAMSAFGQGISVTQTQMLRAFTAIANDGVMLEPKFISALYDPNDQSVRKSQKEVVGNPVSKEAASVTRDHMVMVGTDPTYGTMYNHSTGKATVNVPGQNVALKSGTAQIADEKNGGYLTGSTNYIFSVVSMHPAENPDFILYVTVQQPEHYSGIQLGEFANPILERASAMKESLNLQSTAKNLEQFSKITSYAMPATKDYTPGDLAEELRRNLVQPIVIGTGTKVKDSSVSEGNNLEANQQILILSDKLEEMPDMYGWTQENVQAFAKWLNIEVEWDGTGKTVQKQSVRANTAIKDIKNLKVTLGD
- the mraY gene encoding phospho-N-acetylmuramoyl-pentapeptide-transferase, giving the protein MISSISAGILSFLLTVIGIPAFIQFYRKAQITGQQMHEDVKQHQAKAGTPTMGGLVFLVVAVAVSFLVALFSKQLTNNVGMILFILVLYGLVGFLDDFLKVFRKINEGLNPKQKLALQLLGGVIFYLFYERGGDMLSVFGYQVHLGIFYIIFALFWLVGFSNAVNLTDGIDGLASISVVISLSAYGVIAYVQGQMDILLVILAMIGGLLGFFVFNHKPAKVFMGDVGSLALGGMLAAISMALHQEWTLLIIGIVYVFETSSVMMQVSYFKLTGGKRIFRMTPVHHHFELGGLSGKGNPWSEWKVDFFFWGVGLLASLLTLAFLYLL
- a CDS encoding SIALI-17 repeat-containing surface protein — encoded protein: MEKIWREKSCRYSIRKLTVGTASVLLGAVFLASHTVSADTTEVKQNESTLEKTTTKTDTVTKTTESTEHTQPSEAVDHSKPVLADNSVSESRPAEANVASATTNQASTEAIVKPNENKETEKQELPVTEQSNYQLNYDRPTAPSYDGWEKQALPVGNGEMGAKVFGLIGEERIQYNEKTLWSGGPRPDSTDYNGGNYQERYKILAEIRKALEDGDRQKAKRLAEQNLVGPNNAQYGRYLAFGDIFMVFNNQKKGLDTVTDYHRGLDITEATTTTSYTQDGTTFKRETFSSYPDDVTVTHLTQKGDKKLDFTVWNSLTEDLLANGDYSAEYSNYKSGHVTTDPNGILLKGTVKDNGLQFASYLGIKTDGKVTVHEDSLTITGASYATLLLSAKTNFAQNPKTNYRKDIDLEKTVKGIVEAAQGKDYETLKRNHIKDYQSLFNRVKLNLGGSNIAQTTKEALQTYNPTKGQKLEELFFQYGRYLLISSSRDRTDALPANLQGVWNAVDNPPWNADYHLNVNLQMNYWPAYMSNLAETAKPMINYIDDMRYYGRIAAKEYAGIESKDGQENGWLVHTQATPFGWTTPGWNYYWGWSPAANAWMMQNVYDYYKFTKDETYLKEKIYPMLKETAKFWNSFLHYDQASDRWVSSPSYSPEHGTITIGNTFDQSLVWQLFHDYMEVANHLKVDQDLVTEVKAKFDKLKPLHINKEGRIKEWYEEDSPQFTNEGIENNHRHVSHLVGLFPGTLFSKDQAEYLEAARATLNHRGDGGTGWSKANKINLWARLLDGNRAHRLLAEQLKYSTLENLWDTHAPFQIDGNFGATSGIAEMLLQSHTGYIAPLPALPDAWKDGQVSGLVARGNFEVSMKWKDKNLQSLSFLSNVGGDLVVDYPNIEASQVKVNGKSVKATVLKDGRIQLATQKGDVITFEHFPGRVTSLTAVRQNGVTAELTFNQVEGATHYVIQRQAKDESGQTSASREFVTNQTHFIDRSLNPQLVYTYTVKAMLGNVSTQVSEKANVETYNQLMDDRDSRIQYGSAFGNWADSELFGGTEKFADLSLGNYTDKDATATIPFNGVGIEIYGLKSSQLGIAEVKIDGKSVGELDFYTAGATEKGSLIGRFTGLSDGAHVMTITVKQEHKHRGSERSKISLDYFKVLPGQGTTIEKMDDRDSRIQYGSQFKDWSDTELYKSTEKYADINNSDPSTASEAQATIPFTGTGIRIYGLKTSALGKALVTLDGKEMPSLDFYTAGATQKATLIGEFTNLTDGNHILTLKVDPNSPAGRKKISLDSFDVIKSPAVSLDSPSIAPLKEGDKNISLTLPAGDWEAIAVTFPGIKDPLVLRRIDDNHLVTTGDQTVLSIQDKQVQIPIPDETNRKVGNAIEAYSIQENTTSSPVVAVFTKKDEKKVENQQPTTSKGDDPAPIVEIPEYTKPIGTAGQEQPPTVSIPEYTKPIGTVGQEQAPTVSIPEYTKPIGTVGQEQAPTVSIPEYTKPIGTVGQEQAPTVSIPEYTKPIGTVGQEQAPTVSIPEYTKPIGTMGQEQPPTVSIPEYTKPIGTAGQEQAPTVSIPEYTKPIGTAGQEQAPTVSIPEYTKPIGTAGQEQALTVSIPEYTKPIGTAGQEQAPTVSVPGYKLRVLKDERTGVEIIGGATDLEGISHISSRHVLAQELFGKTYDAYDLHLKNSTDQSLQPKGSVLVRLPISSAVENVYYLTPSKELQALDFTIREGMAEFTTSHFSTYAVVYRANGASITANQKPSETDIKPLANSSKQVSSSPDLVQSANDSPKEQLPATGETSNPLLFLSGLSLVLTATFLLKSKKDESN